One window from the genome of Diospyros lotus cultivar Yz01 chromosome 11, ASM1463336v1, whole genome shotgun sequence encodes:
- the LOC127813173 gene encoding plant UBX domain-containing protein 8-like isoform X1 — translation MAAPSREAVDTFMSITGVSEDVAVQKLEEHLGDLNAAVNAHFNEGDRRILPEASTAAPENDAMEIDEPIQVGSRGPPFSLLPSARNLSPFSILDPEFGRSLFDSGPGSRSPFVSHPREVREIPIEVKDGSERSGHSGLAPTIEDVTGTEHAVGPETHGTVVIDENDEDSPAAPSGHIGLSNEQKDDVLGGNSHDHRASAPQIDNSPDYSNDIEEEMVRAAIEASKREAIKDYPNQQFDVHDDVSNPGTQQRQTHLEDDELAHAVSLSLKTAEQEKALREQGENIGALEWEASKSVELQNMGKMISSNGSCYLDRHTSRRSRLDIGSSSVQGEAEDVEEQPLLRHRSGRMSSASINPDQEIGEIDVTPPLSAGQRSSIDHPPHNGNDFQSDEWGGISSEEHDEAIMLEAALFGGIPEGSRYHFPHGPHQLMHNDLDRTSDLYPQRVPRPPSPGLAAQRLIREQQDDEYLASLQADREKELKAIQEAEAALEEERQKEEEARRKLQEEQEIERQLAAKESSLPHEPTIDDENAVNLLVRMPDGSRHGRRFLRSDKLQFLFDFIDVGRAVKPGTYRLVRPYPRRAFSDGEGSSTLNEVGLTSKQEALFLELI, via the exons ATGGCTGCACCTAGTCGAGAAGCAGTCGACACCTTCATGAGCATCACCGGCGTGTCCGAGGACGTCGCCGTTCAGAAACTCGAG GAACATCTTGGAGATCTCAATGCAGCTGTTAATGCACATTTTAATGAAGGGGACAGAAGAAT CTTACCTGAAGCATCAACTGCTGCTCCTGAGAATGATGCCATGGAAATAGATGAACCTATTCAAGTTGGGTCACGGGGACCTCCATTCTCGCTTTTACCTTCTGCTAGAAATTTGAGTCCTTTCTCTATTCTTGATCCCGAATTCGGTAGAAGTTTATTTGACAGTGGCCCTGGTTCCCGTTCTCCATTTGTTTCCCATCCAAGAGAAGTTAGAGAGATTCCAATTGAGGTAAAGGATGGGAGTGAAAGATCAGGTCATTCAGGCCTTGCACCTACCATAGAGGATGTTACCGGAACTGAACATGCAGTTGGCCCAGAAACTCATGGGACTGTTGTAATTGACGAGAATGATGAAGATTCTCCAGCTGCTCCATCTGGACACATTGGTCTTTCAAATGAGCAGAAAGATGATGTGCTGGGTGGTAATTCTCATGATCATAGGGCAAGTGCCCCACAAATTGATAACTCGCCTGACTACAGCAATGacatagaagaagaaatggtTCGTGCTGCTATTGAAGCATCAAAAAGGGAAGCTATAAAAGATTATCCAAATCAGCAATTTGATGTTCATGAT GACGTAAGCAACCCTGGTACTCAACAAAGGCAAACTCACTTAGAGGATGATGAACTTGCACATGCAGTTTCTTTATCATTGAAG ACAGCGGAGCAAGAGAAAGCTTTGCGCGAGCAGGGAGAAAACATTGGAGCATTAGAATGGGAAGCGTCTAAGTCTGTGGAGCTGCAAAATATGGGGAAAATGATATCATCAAATGGAAG CTGTTATCTTGACAGGCACACTTCAAGGAGATCTAGGTTGGACATAGGAAGCTCATCTGTCCAAGGGGAAGCTGAGGACGTGGAAGAGCAGCCGCTGCTCAGGCATAGAAGTGGGCGCATGTCTTCTGCTTCCATTAACCCTGACCAAGAAATTGGGGAAATTGATGTTACGCCCCCATTGAGTGCTGGACAGCGTAGTAGTATTGATCATCCACCGCACAATGGGAATGATTTTCAGTCTGATGAG TGGGGTGGCATCTCATCTGAGGAACATGATGAAGCAATTATGCTGGAGGCTGCACTCTTTGGCGGAATTCCTGAAGGGAGCAGATATCATTTTCCTCATGGCCCTCATCAACTCATGCATAATGATTTAGATAGAACTTCAGACCTTTATCCTCAGCGAGTACCTCGTCCCCCATCACCTGGTCTTGCAGCTCAGCGTTTGATTAGGGAACAACAG GATGATGAATATCTTGCATCACTGCAAGCTGATAGAGAAAAAGAACTGAAGGCGATTCAAGAAGCTGAAGCTGctcttgaagaagaaaggcaaaaggaagaagaggcaCGTAGAAAATTGCAGGAGGAGCAG GAGATTGAGAGACAACTGGCTGCAAAGGAAAGTTCTCTTCCTCATGAACCAACTATAGATGATGAGAATGCTgtaaatcttctagtgaggatGCCAGATGGCAGTCGACATGGTCGTCGGTTTCTGAGGTCTGATAAGTTACAG TTCCTTTTCGACTTCATTGATGTTGGCAGGGCAGTCAAGCCTGGCACCTACAGATTG
- the LOC127813173 gene encoding plant UBX domain-containing protein 8-like isoform X2, which produces MAAPSREAVDTFMSITGVSEDVAVQKLEEHLGDLNAAVNAHFNEGDRRILPEASTAAPENDAMEIDEPIQVGSRGPPFSLLPSARNLSPFSILDPEFGRSLFDSGPGSRSPFVSHPREVREIPIEVKDGSERSGHSGLAPTIEDVTGTEHAVGPETHGTVVIDENDEDSPAAPSGHIGLSNEQKDDVLGGNSHDHRASAPQIDNSPDYSNDIEEEMVRAAIEASKREAIKDYPNQQFDVHDDVSNPGTQQRQTHLEDDELAHAVSLSLKTAEQEKALREQGENIGALEWEASKSVELQNMGKMISSNGRHTSRRSRLDIGSSSVQGEAEDVEEQPLLRHRSGRMSSASINPDQEIGEIDVTPPLSAGQRSSIDHPPHNGNDFQSDEWGGISSEEHDEAIMLEAALFGGIPEGSRYHFPHGPHQLMHNDLDRTSDLYPQRVPRPPSPGLAAQRLIREQQDDEYLASLQADREKELKAIQEAEAALEEERQKEEEARRKLQEEQEIERQLAAKESSLPHEPTIDDENAVNLLVRMPDGSRHGRRFLRSDKLQFLFDFIDVGRAVKPGTYRLVRPYPRRAFSDGEGSSTLNEVGLTSKQEALFLELI; this is translated from the exons ATGGCTGCACCTAGTCGAGAAGCAGTCGACACCTTCATGAGCATCACCGGCGTGTCCGAGGACGTCGCCGTTCAGAAACTCGAG GAACATCTTGGAGATCTCAATGCAGCTGTTAATGCACATTTTAATGAAGGGGACAGAAGAAT CTTACCTGAAGCATCAACTGCTGCTCCTGAGAATGATGCCATGGAAATAGATGAACCTATTCAAGTTGGGTCACGGGGACCTCCATTCTCGCTTTTACCTTCTGCTAGAAATTTGAGTCCTTTCTCTATTCTTGATCCCGAATTCGGTAGAAGTTTATTTGACAGTGGCCCTGGTTCCCGTTCTCCATTTGTTTCCCATCCAAGAGAAGTTAGAGAGATTCCAATTGAGGTAAAGGATGGGAGTGAAAGATCAGGTCATTCAGGCCTTGCACCTACCATAGAGGATGTTACCGGAACTGAACATGCAGTTGGCCCAGAAACTCATGGGACTGTTGTAATTGACGAGAATGATGAAGATTCTCCAGCTGCTCCATCTGGACACATTGGTCTTTCAAATGAGCAGAAAGATGATGTGCTGGGTGGTAATTCTCATGATCATAGGGCAAGTGCCCCACAAATTGATAACTCGCCTGACTACAGCAATGacatagaagaagaaatggtTCGTGCTGCTATTGAAGCATCAAAAAGGGAAGCTATAAAAGATTATCCAAATCAGCAATTTGATGTTCATGAT GACGTAAGCAACCCTGGTACTCAACAAAGGCAAACTCACTTAGAGGATGATGAACTTGCACATGCAGTTTCTTTATCATTGAAG ACAGCGGAGCAAGAGAAAGCTTTGCGCGAGCAGGGAGAAAACATTGGAGCATTAGAATGGGAAGCGTCTAAGTCTGTGGAGCTGCAAAATATGGGGAAAATGATATCATCAAATGGAAG GCACACTTCAAGGAGATCTAGGTTGGACATAGGAAGCTCATCTGTCCAAGGGGAAGCTGAGGACGTGGAAGAGCAGCCGCTGCTCAGGCATAGAAGTGGGCGCATGTCTTCTGCTTCCATTAACCCTGACCAAGAAATTGGGGAAATTGATGTTACGCCCCCATTGAGTGCTGGACAGCGTAGTAGTATTGATCATCCACCGCACAATGGGAATGATTTTCAGTCTGATGAG TGGGGTGGCATCTCATCTGAGGAACATGATGAAGCAATTATGCTGGAGGCTGCACTCTTTGGCGGAATTCCTGAAGGGAGCAGATATCATTTTCCTCATGGCCCTCATCAACTCATGCATAATGATTTAGATAGAACTTCAGACCTTTATCCTCAGCGAGTACCTCGTCCCCCATCACCTGGTCTTGCAGCTCAGCGTTTGATTAGGGAACAACAG GATGATGAATATCTTGCATCACTGCAAGCTGATAGAGAAAAAGAACTGAAGGCGATTCAAGAAGCTGAAGCTGctcttgaagaagaaaggcaaaaggaagaagaggcaCGTAGAAAATTGCAGGAGGAGCAG GAGATTGAGAGACAACTGGCTGCAAAGGAAAGTTCTCTTCCTCATGAACCAACTATAGATGATGAGAATGCTgtaaatcttctagtgaggatGCCAGATGGCAGTCGACATGGTCGTCGGTTTCTGAGGTCTGATAAGTTACAG TTCCTTTTCGACTTCATTGATGTTGGCAGGGCAGTCAAGCCTGGCACCTACAGATTG
- the LOC127813173 gene encoding plant UBX domain-containing protein 8-like isoform X3, with protein MEIDEPIQVGSRGPPFSLLPSARNLSPFSILDPEFGRSLFDSGPGSRSPFVSHPREVREIPIEVKDGSERSGHSGLAPTIEDVTGTEHAVGPETHGTVVIDENDEDSPAAPSGHIGLSNEQKDDVLGGNSHDHRASAPQIDNSPDYSNDIEEEMVRAAIEASKREAIKDYPNQQFDVHDDVSNPGTQQRQTHLEDDELAHAVSLSLKTAEQEKALREQGENIGALEWEASKSVELQNMGKMISSNGSCYLDRHTSRRSRLDIGSSSVQGEAEDVEEQPLLRHRSGRMSSASINPDQEIGEIDVTPPLSAGQRSSIDHPPHNGNDFQSDEWGGISSEEHDEAIMLEAALFGGIPEGSRYHFPHGPHQLMHNDLDRTSDLYPQRVPRPPSPGLAAQRLIREQQDDEYLASLQADREKELKAIQEAEAALEEERQKEEEARRKLQEEQEIERQLAAKESSLPHEPTIDDENAVNLLVRMPDGSRHGRRFLRSDKLQFLFDFIDVGRAVKPGTYRLVRPYPRRAFSDGEGSSTLNEVGLTSKQEALFLELI; from the exons ATGGAAATAGATGAACCTATTCAAGTTGGGTCACGGGGACCTCCATTCTCGCTTTTACCTTCTGCTAGAAATTTGAGTCCTTTCTCTATTCTTGATCCCGAATTCGGTAGAAGTTTATTTGACAGTGGCCCTGGTTCCCGTTCTCCATTTGTTTCCCATCCAAGAGAAGTTAGAGAGATTCCAATTGAGGTAAAGGATGGGAGTGAAAGATCAGGTCATTCAGGCCTTGCACCTACCATAGAGGATGTTACCGGAACTGAACATGCAGTTGGCCCAGAAACTCATGGGACTGTTGTAATTGACGAGAATGATGAAGATTCTCCAGCTGCTCCATCTGGACACATTGGTCTTTCAAATGAGCAGAAAGATGATGTGCTGGGTGGTAATTCTCATGATCATAGGGCAAGTGCCCCACAAATTGATAACTCGCCTGACTACAGCAATGacatagaagaagaaatggtTCGTGCTGCTATTGAAGCATCAAAAAGGGAAGCTATAAAAGATTATCCAAATCAGCAATTTGATGTTCATGAT GACGTAAGCAACCCTGGTACTCAACAAAGGCAAACTCACTTAGAGGATGATGAACTTGCACATGCAGTTTCTTTATCATTGAAG ACAGCGGAGCAAGAGAAAGCTTTGCGCGAGCAGGGAGAAAACATTGGAGCATTAGAATGGGAAGCGTCTAAGTCTGTGGAGCTGCAAAATATGGGGAAAATGATATCATCAAATGGAAG CTGTTATCTTGACAGGCACACTTCAAGGAGATCTAGGTTGGACATAGGAAGCTCATCTGTCCAAGGGGAAGCTGAGGACGTGGAAGAGCAGCCGCTGCTCAGGCATAGAAGTGGGCGCATGTCTTCTGCTTCCATTAACCCTGACCAAGAAATTGGGGAAATTGATGTTACGCCCCCATTGAGTGCTGGACAGCGTAGTAGTATTGATCATCCACCGCACAATGGGAATGATTTTCAGTCTGATGAG TGGGGTGGCATCTCATCTGAGGAACATGATGAAGCAATTATGCTGGAGGCTGCACTCTTTGGCGGAATTCCTGAAGGGAGCAGATATCATTTTCCTCATGGCCCTCATCAACTCATGCATAATGATTTAGATAGAACTTCAGACCTTTATCCTCAGCGAGTACCTCGTCCCCCATCACCTGGTCTTGCAGCTCAGCGTTTGATTAGGGAACAACAG GATGATGAATATCTTGCATCACTGCAAGCTGATAGAGAAAAAGAACTGAAGGCGATTCAAGAAGCTGAAGCTGctcttgaagaagaaaggcaaaaggaagaagaggcaCGTAGAAAATTGCAGGAGGAGCAG GAGATTGAGAGACAACTGGCTGCAAAGGAAAGTTCTCTTCCTCATGAACCAACTATAGATGATGAGAATGCTgtaaatcttctagtgaggatGCCAGATGGCAGTCGACATGGTCGTCGGTTTCTGAGGTCTGATAAGTTACAG TTCCTTTTCGACTTCATTGATGTTGGCAGGGCAGTCAAGCCTGGCACCTACAGATTG